One genomic region from Campylobacter concisus encodes:
- the hemW gene encoding radical SAM family heme chaperone HemW, whose protein sequence is MQVYIHVPFCESKCPYCAFGSSDDEFNKVSDYFKALCLDLNFQLKSQNVKEISTIFFGGGTPSAVNAKFYDEIFSILAPLCTPEAEITLEANPNSANLVWLKHVKNLGANRISFGAQSFFEDKLKFLGRIHSREQIFKADENARTAGFSNINLDLIYDTKFDTKKRLLAEVENLKSLAITHLSAYSLTLEESTPFAGKKSYKKDSDSLAKFMIEQIELAGFKQYEISNFGQICKHNLGYWQGKNYLGVGAFSVGFVDGTRYYAKNSIDAYISQPTYREKEILNESELVREHIFLGLRSIVGVEAGRLSEAQKKRANFLVENEKLLFKNGKFYNPNFLLSDEIALFIEG, encoded by the coding sequence TTGCAAGTTTATATCCACGTACCATTTTGCGAAAGCAAATGTCCTTACTGTGCTTTTGGCTCAAGCGATGACGAATTTAACAAGGTTAGCGACTATTTTAAGGCGCTTTGCCTTGATCTAAATTTTCAGCTAAAAAGCCAAAATGTAAAAGAAATCTCAACCATCTTTTTTGGTGGCGGCACACCAAGTGCAGTAAATGCTAAATTTTATGATGAAATTTTTAGCATTTTAGCTCCTCTTTGCACACCAGAAGCCGAGATCACACTTGAAGCAAATCCAAATTCTGCAAATTTAGTCTGGCTAAAGCATGTTAAAAATTTAGGTGCAAATCGCATAAGCTTTGGTGCTCAAAGTTTTTTTGAAGATAAGCTTAAATTTCTTGGTCGCATTCACAGCAGAGAGCAAATTTTTAAAGCAGATGAAAATGCCAGGACAGCTGGCTTTAGCAATATAAATTTAGACCTCATCTATGACACCAAATTTGACACTAAAAAGCGTCTTTTGGCTGAGGTTGAAAATTTAAAAAGCCTTGCTATCACGCACCTAAGTGCTTACTCGCTCACTCTTGAAGAAAGCACCCCTTTTGCTGGTAAAAAAAGTTATAAAAAAGATAGCGACAGCCTGGCTAAATTTATGATAGAGCAAATTGAGCTTGCTGGCTTTAAGCAGTATGAAATTTCAAATTTCGGGCAAATTTGTAAGCACAATCTTGGCTACTGGCAGGGCAAAAACTACCTTGGCGTGGGTGCTTTTAGCGTAGGATTCGTGGACGGCACTAGATACTACGCCAAAAATAGCATAGATGCCTACATCTCACAGCCAACTTACAGAGAAAAAGAAATTTTAAACGAGAGCGAGCTAGTAAGAGAGCATATATTTTTAGGGCTTAGAAGCATAGTTGGCGTGGAGGCTGGACGCTTAAGTGAGGCTCAGAAAAAAAGGGCAAATTTTCTTGTAGAAAATGAAAAACTGCTCTTTAAAAATGGTAAATTTTACAATCCAAATTTCTTACTAAGCGACGAAATCGCACTCTTTATCGAGGGCTAA
- the queA gene encoding tRNA preQ1(34) S-adenosylmethionine ribosyltransferase-isomerase QueA, protein MNNINDVSSYDYFLPEELIAKEPVLPKEEARLLVYFKNTKEIKHYKFKDLSSLIPDDAAVIFNNTKVIKARILGQKESGGACEVMLNQPIGENKFSVYIRGKVSAGSVLNFPDNLKVNVLELNDDGTRVVNFTQNGVLLDNVHLFSELEKIGHVPLPPYIKRADTKDDESWYQSIFAKNIGAVAAPTASLHFSEQMLEQIKAKHEVAYITLHVGAGTFKGVECQNINDHKMHSEFYELSEQAQEIINSNKPILGVGTTVTRCVEEFARSKQVSGFCKLFLNLNNKPIRQNYLLTNFHLPKSTLIMLVTSFIGLEETMRIYKTAVDEKYRFYSYGDGMLII, encoded by the coding sequence ATGAATAATATAAACGACGTCTCAAGTTATGATTATTTTTTGCCAGAAGAGCTCATCGCAAAAGAGCCAGTTTTGCCAAAAGAAGAGGCAAGATTGCTCGTCTATTTTAAAAATACAAAAGAGATAAAACACTACAAATTTAAAGATCTCTCTAGTCTTATTCCAGACGATGCTGCAGTTATTTTTAATAATACAAAAGTTATTAAAGCTCGCATTTTAGGACAAAAAGAGAGCGGCGGGGCTTGCGAAGTGATGCTAAACCAGCCCATAGGCGAAAATAAATTTAGCGTCTATATAAGAGGCAAAGTAAGTGCTGGTAGCGTTTTAAATTTTCCTGATAACCTAAAAGTAAATGTGCTTGAGCTAAATGATGATGGCACAAGAGTGGTAAATTTTACGCAAAATGGCGTTTTGCTTGATAATGTTCACCTTTTTAGTGAGCTTGAAAAGATTGGTCACGTCCCGCTTCCACCATACATTAAAAGAGCTGATACAAAGGATGACGAGAGCTGGTATCAGAGCATATTTGCCAAAAACATTGGTGCAGTAGCTGCCCCTACTGCAAGCTTGCACTTTAGCGAGCAGATGCTAGAGCAGATAAAAGCAAAGCACGAAGTCGCCTACATTACACTTCATGTTGGCGCTGGGACATTTAAAGGTGTGGAGTGCCAAAATATAAATGACCACAAAATGCACTCAGAATTTTACGAGCTAAGCGAGCAAGCTCAAGAGATTATAAATTCTAATAAACCAATCCTTGGCGTTGGTACGACAGTTACTAGATGTGTTGAAGAATTTGCAAGGAGCAAGCAAGTAAGCGGCTTTTGTAAGCTATTTTTAAACCTAAATAATAAACCAATTAGACAAAACTACCTTCTTACAAATTTTCATCTACCAAAATCAACTCTAATAATGCTAGTTACCAGCTTCATAGGACTTGAAGAGACGATGAGAATTTATAAAACGGCAGTTGATGAAAAGTATAGATTTTACTCATACGGCGACGGGATGTTGATAATATGA
- a CDS encoding DNA polymerase III subunit delta', with translation MLNKIVVTSDFENLKAKLESEFGINNLRFFISDDFLLESAKEVIAEAYIAEKDEKILVINANSFRTEAQNALLKIIEEPPRNIKFIIATQSKNLLLPTIRSRMLIENNLTKKPKITLDLNLKTLSLKELTSFIDQKIADEQAQKFGKNELKELVGVIVTKAVDSGYKFSGDEMDYFFSLIKLADLNAKSHAVLTPLLLTIFQKGRR, from the coding sequence ATGCTTAATAAAATCGTCGTTACAAGCGATTTTGAAAATTTAAAAGCCAAGCTTGAAAGCGAGTTTGGCATAAATAATTTAAGATTTTTTATAAGCGATGATTTTTTGCTAGAAAGTGCAAAGGAGGTCATCGCAGAAGCTTACATTGCTGAAAAAGATGAAAAAATTTTAGTAATAAATGCTAATTCTTTTAGGACAGAGGCTCAAAATGCACTTTTAAAGATCATCGAAGAGCCTCCAAGAAATATCAAATTTATAATAGCAACGCAGAGTAAAAATTTACTTCTACCAACGATTAGATCAAGAATGCTCATAGAAAATAATCTCACAAAAAAACCAAAAATAACCCTTGATCTAAATTTAAAAACACTTAGTCTAAAAGAGCTAACAAGTTTTATCGATCAAAAGATCGCAGATGAGCAAGCTCAGAAATTTGGCAAAAACGAGTTAAAAGAGCTTGTTGGCGTTATCGTGACAAAAGCGGTTGATAGCGGGTATAAATTTAGCGGCGATGAGATGGATTATTTTTTCTCGCTTATAAAGCTAGCAGATCTAAATGCCAAGTCTCACGCCGTGCTAACGCCACTACTGCTTACTATATTTCAAAAAGGACGACGTTGA
- a CDS encoding TonB-dependent receptor domain-containing protein: MKSALKISICAAIFINLPLFANEDKVLPEVKVVSATGFEQNIKDAPATLSVITKEALEKKNHKDIESMTKDIPSLFGTTPEAANRRGISIRGFSPRFTKILVNGMPVPGDNAYKGLRSVGGSYSFIPPASAISRIEVIRGPMSSLYGSDALGGVINIITDEFSNEFGANLGSSYKFARNKNISGEFYNSLYLHSGLIDDVLSVSVYGKNLNKSEDKISYANREQKDRNFGAKLFLKPNENNDLTLELARSDVKYKRTKGKTLSTGTNSVASERIKGDVINLSHEARLDNILLQSYLSYGKIKEIAQQNLTLKTLNFDTKGSYFTDNNAFTLGLNAKKEKLDEKATTADAANVKRYDYSVYAEDDYRLIKDFILSTGIRYNYDENYGSHVSPRIYGIYNLNDFFALKGGVSTGYATPDIKQRTQDLALTFAGGRGAQLGRSALKPETSVSYEFGGVYNNNEGFETSLTGFYTSFKDMLSYRPICSRGSVCRHKGKIYPNGIWESINIGKAEIYGVELTNEWQVTNALRLNQSYVYTKSKQKDGSEVGKSLNNYPLHTFKFGANYELNRWLNFWSQINYYGRTKNSFSYADDMRAYVIADLGINYNITKNFSLNLSVYNLFNEFFTTRSGRYDVLIVDGQKIELGFNLKF, from the coding sequence GTGAAAAGTGCATTAAAAATTTCTATTTGTGCGGCAATTTTTATAAATTTACCGCTTTTTGCAAATGAAGATAAGGTTCTGCCAGAAGTTAAAGTAGTTAGTGCGACAGGATTTGAGCAAAATATCAAAGACGCACCAGCAACGCTTAGCGTTATAACCAAAGAGGCATTAGAAAAGAAAAATCATAAAGATATCGAGAGTATGACCAAAGATATCCCAAGTCTTTTTGGAACGACTCCCGAAGCGGCAAATAGACGAGGAATTTCTATACGTGGATTCTCTCCAAGATTTACTAAAATTTTAGTAAATGGCATGCCAGTGCCAGGCGATAACGCCTATAAAGGGCTTAGAAGCGTTGGAGGCTCATATAGTTTCATTCCGCCAGCAAGTGCGATAAGCCGTATCGAAGTGATACGTGGACCTATGAGCTCGCTTTATGGAAGTGACGCGTTAGGCGGAGTTATAAATATCATTACAGATGAGTTTAGTAATGAATTTGGCGCAAATCTTGGCTCAAGCTATAAATTTGCTAGAAATAAAAATATAAGCGGTGAGTTTTACAATAGCCTTTATTTGCACTCTGGACTAATTGACGATGTTTTAAGTGTTTCTGTTTATGGTAAAAATTTAAATAAATCAGAAGATAAAATTTCTTACGCAAATAGAGAGCAAAAGGATAGAAATTTTGGTGCGAAGCTCTTTTTAAAGCCAAATGAAAATAATGATCTTACGCTTGAGCTTGCAAGAAGCGATGTGAAATATAAAAGAACTAAAGGCAAAACACTATCAACTGGTACCAACTCAGTTGCTAGTGAGAGGATAAAGGGCGATGTGATAAATTTAAGCCACGAAGCAAGGCTTGATAATATCTTGCTTCAAAGCTATTTATCTTATGGCAAGATAAAAGAGATAGCACAACAAAATTTGACACTAAAGACTCTAAATTTTGATACAAAAGGCTCATATTTTACTGATAATAACGCCTTTACATTAGGACTAAATGCTAAAAAAGAAAAGCTAGATGAAAAGGCTACTACAGCAGATGCGGCAAATGTAAAAAGGTATGATTATTCGGTCTATGCTGAAGATGATTATCGCCTTATAAAAGACTTTATCTTAAGTACTGGTATTCGTTATAACTACGATGAAAACTATGGATCGCACGTTTCACCAAGAATTTATGGCATCTATAACTTAAATGACTTTTTTGCCCTAAAAGGCGGAGTTAGCACAGGTTATGCGACACCTGATATCAAGCAACGCACGCAAGATCTTGCTTTGACATTTGCTGGAGGACGTGGAGCGCAGCTTGGAAGAAGTGCTCTTAAGCCAGAGACAAGCGTAAGTTATGAATTTGGTGGCGTTTATAATAATAATGAAGGTTTTGAAACGTCTTTAACTGGCTTTTACACAAGTTTTAAAGATATGTTAAGTTACAGGCCTATCTGCTCAAGAGGCAGTGTTTGCAGGCATAAAGGCAAAATTTATCCAAATGGTATTTGGGAGAGTATAAATATCGGTAAAGCTGAAATTTACGGAGTTGAGTTAACAAATGAGTGGCAGGTAACAAATGCTCTTAGACTAAATCAAAGCTATGTTTATACAAAATCAAAACAAAAAGATGGATCAGAAGTTGGCAAAAGCTTAAACAACTATCCGCTTCATACATTTAAATTTGGAGCGAACTACGAGCTAAATAGATGGCTAAATTTCTGGTCACAGATAAATTATTATGGTAGAACTAAAAACTCATTTAGTTATGCTGATGATATGAGAGCTTACGTTATCGCAGACCTTGGCATAAACTACAATATAACTAAAAATTTCAGCCTAAACTTAAGCGTTTATAATCTCTTTAACGAGTTTTTTACGACAAGATCAGGCAGATATGATGTTTTGATAGTCGATGGACAAAAGATCGAGCTTGGCTTTAATTTGAAGTTTTAA
- a CDS encoding RNA pyrophosphohydrolase, producing the protein MQKKYRPNVAAVILSSLYPFKCEILVAKRVDMDDIWQFPQGGIDEGESPKQALKRELKEEIGTDKIDILDEYPQWLSYDFPANAAKKFYPFDGQTQKYFLVRLKNGASINLKTEHPEFSEYKFVDFGRSLEGINHFKKPIYEKVLSYFKEKGYF; encoded by the coding sequence ATGCAAAAAAAATACAGACCAAATGTGGCAGCTGTTATTTTGTCTAGCTTGTATCCATTTAAATGTGAAATTTTAGTCGCAAAAAGGGTGGATATGGATGATATTTGGCAGTTTCCTCAAGGCGGAATAGACGAAGGTGAGAGTCCAAAGCAGGCTTTAAAAAGGGAGCTTAAAGAAGAGATCGGAACTGATAAAATCGATATCTTAGATGAGTATCCGCAGTGGCTAAGCTACGACTTTCCAGCAAACGCGGCAAAGAAATTTTATCCATTTGATGGACAGACACAAAAATATTTTTTGGTTAGACTTAAAAATGGAGCCAGCATAAATTTAAAGACAGAGCATCCCGAGTTTAGCGAGTATAAATTTGTAGATTTTGGTAGAAGTTTAGAGGGAATAAATCACTTTAAAAAGCCTATTTATGAAAAGGTTTTGAGTTATTTTAAAGAGAAAGGATATTTTTGA
- a CDS encoding aspartate kinase — translation MLIVQKFGGTSVGTLERIEAVANRVIETKNSGADVVVVVSAMSGVTNQLVEYSEYFSKHPDGVATDMLLSSGEQVTTALLTIALNAKGYACVGMTGAMAGIITDDIHTKARIERIETARLKAELKAGKIVVVAGFQGIDEKGNITTLGRGGSDLSAVALAGALDADLCEIFTDVDGVYTTDPRIEKKAKKLEQISYDEMLELASAGAKVLQNRSVELAKKLNVKLITRSSFNHNEGTLIAKEDDNMEAVLVSGIALDKNQARVTLRGVVDKPGIAAEIFTALAHENINVDMIIQNVGHDGTTNLGFTVPQNELELAKETMQKLSAAKHIEFDDAIVKVSVIGVGMKSHSGVACLAFETLAKEGINIQMISTSEIKISMIVDQKYGELAVRVLHDAYKLDK, via the coding sequence ATGTTGATCGTTCAAAAATTTGGCGGAACTAGCGTAGGAACACTTGAACGCATCGAAGCTGTGGCAAATAGAGTCATTGAGACAAAAAATAGCGGTGCAGACGTAGTTGTGGTAGTTTCTGCGATGAGCGGAGTTACAAATCAATTGGTTGAATATAGTGAGTATTTTTCAAAACACCCAGATGGCGTCGCCACTGATATGCTTTTAAGCTCTGGAGAGCAAGTAACGACCGCGCTTTTAACGATCGCACTTAATGCAAAAGGCTATGCGTGTGTAGGTATGACAGGTGCGATGGCAGGCATTATTACTGATGATATTCATACAAAAGCAAGGATCGAAAGGATAGAGACTGCTAGGCTAAAAGCCGAGCTAAAAGCTGGCAAAATCGTAGTTGTAGCTGGCTTTCAAGGTATAGATGAAAAAGGTAATATCACAACCCTTGGTAGAGGCGGCAGTGATCTTAGTGCAGTTGCATTAGCAGGGGCACTTGATGCTGATCTATGCGAAATTTTTACCGATGTTGATGGCGTTTATACGACTGATCCAAGGATAGAAAAAAAGGCAAAAAAACTAGAGCAAATAAGCTATGATGAGATGCTAGAGCTCGCTTCTGCTGGTGCAAAGGTACTACAAAATCGCTCAGTCGAGCTAGCAAAAAAACTAAATGTAAAACTCATTACAAGAAGTAGCTTTAATCACAACGAAGGCACATTAATAGCAAAGGAAGATGACAATATGGAAGCAGTTTTAGTAAGCGGAATAGCACTAGATAAAAATCAAGCAAGAGTAACACTAAGGGGCGTAGTTGATAAGCCTGGCATTGCAGCAGAAATTTTTACAGCTTTAGCTCATGAAAATATAAACGTAGATATGATAATCCAAAACGTAGGACATGACGGCACTACAAATTTAGGCTTTACAGTGCCACAAAATGAGCTTGAACTAGCAAAAGAGACTATGCAAAAGCTCTCAGCTGCAAAACATATAGAATTTGATGATGCGATCGTGAAAGTTTCAGTTATTGGCGTCGGCATGAAGAGCCATAGTGGCGTAGCATGTTTGGCATTTGAAACGCTTGCAAAAGAGGGCATAAATATCCAAATGATCTCAACAAGCGAGATAAAAATTTCAATGATCGTTGATCAAAAATATGGTGAGCTAGCGGTTCGCGTACTTCATGATGCCTATAAGCTAGATAAATAA
- a CDS encoding PepSY-associated TM helix domain-containing protein: protein MFKIWRKFHLILALIFALPLLIISISGAIISYHDEIIEAFSKDEIDIATNKSALKIDEILKVFSKTMPNFNLSYIKIKGEANRAYVVSGTSENGEFKSFFIDPYTGEVVSENSVEKFIGLALNLHKNLGLALFKNENLSKFASEIVAISTLALLVILLTGAFIQFWRFRSKFISAFKLNLKAKKFAFLYSLHGFLGLYLGAILLIICVSGLYFSYEKFALFVNQIYGEQKVFKKPNFTSKNGFSLSDEQKVENLQKAYEIFTLKFGNEFDALNFILNKDGVKFMIFYLPKGASESDGVRLVVDTASGEILKNTMPKSFEIYKFMLDLHAGYTFGEAGKFIFFMASCGVGVLLFSGCVIYYKRRKK, encoded by the coding sequence ATGTTTAAAATTTGGCGGAAATTTCACTTAATTTTAGCTCTTATCTTTGCTTTGCCACTTTTGATAATTTCAATTAGTGGAGCGATTATTTCGTATCACGATGAGATAATTGAAGCTTTTAGCAAAGATGAGATAGACATAGCAACTAATAAAAGTGCTTTAAAAATAGATGAAATTTTAAAGGTCTTTAGCAAGACCATGCCAAATTTTAACCTTAGTTATATAAAGATAAAAGGCGAGGCAAATAGAGCTTATGTAGTAAGTGGCACAAGCGAGAATGGCGAGTTTAAGTCGTTCTTTATAGATCCATATACGGGCGAAGTAGTCTCTGAAAATAGCGTGGAAAAATTTATAGGACTAGCTTTAAATTTACATAAAAATCTAGGACTAGCTCTATTTAAAAATGAAAATTTATCTAAATTCGCAAGCGAGATAGTGGCGATTTCGACGCTTGCGTTACTTGTGATTTTATTAACTGGAGCCTTTATACAATTTTGGAGATTTAGAAGTAAATTTATTAGCGCCTTTAAGCTAAATCTAAAGGCAAAGAAATTTGCATTTTTATATTCGCTGCATGGATTTTTAGGGCTTTATTTGGGAGCCATTTTGCTTATTATCTGTGTTAGCGGTCTATACTTTTCTTATGAGAAATTTGCTCTTTTTGTAAATCAAATTTATGGCGAGCAAAAGGTCTTTAAAAAGCCAAATTTTACTAGCAAAAATGGCTTTAGCTTAAGTGATGAGCAAAAGGTAGAAAATCTTCAAAAAGCTTATGAAATTTTTACTTTAAAATTTGGAAATGAGTTTGACGCTTTAAATTTTATTCTCAATAAAGATGGCGTAAAATTTATGATCTTTTACTTGCCAAAAGGTGCTAGTGAGAGTGACGGCGTTAGGCTTGTAGTCGATACGGCAAGTGGAGAAATTTTAAAAAACACCATGCCAAAATCTTTTGAAATTTATAAATTTATGCTTGATTTGCACGCTGGATATACATTCGGAGAGGCCGGAAAATTTATCTTTTTTATGGCTTCTTGTGGAGTTGGCGTGCTACTTTTTAGCGGCTGTGTGATTTACTACAAACGGCGTAAAAAGTAG
- a CDS encoding AraC family transcriptional regulator produces MINLDKKYGTSKISQKEKQASVEFFKQSSGISYLKSEILCNGRIKRDRHKSKKYLFLMFNEDKNDLCFKLDKKEYILNKDEFCIGLVNDDFKGVFEYQNKFYKTKTLLFDESYANKLEIFAGLRFNDKFELLKYKKDLAQICVLNELETTNLYEGAMREIFTESKILELIYKSKIRKESEFSLSSDEEKTLLKAKTILLSRMQNPPSIKELSHLCGTNDFWLKKNFKLFFKDTIYQLLAKERLKLAFTLLEQNDISIKEAANIVGYTNTAHFAKIFKINFGFLPSKLLKTKSYF; encoded by the coding sequence ATGATAAATTTAGACAAAAAATATGGAACGAGCAAAATATCTCAAAAGGAAAAACAAGCAAGCGTAGAGTTTTTCAAACAAAGCAGTGGCATCAGCTATCTAAAAAGTGAAATTTTATGTAATGGCAGGATAAAAAGAGATCGTCACAAGTCTAAAAAATACCTATTTTTAATGTTTAATGAGGATAAAAACGATCTTTGCTTTAAGCTTGATAAAAAAGAGTATATCTTAAACAAAGATGAATTTTGCATTGGGCTTGTTAATGACGATTTTAAAGGTGTCTTTGAGTATCAAAATAAATTTTATAAGACTAAAACACTACTTTTTGACGAAAGTTACGCAAATAAGCTTGAGATATTTGCTGGACTTAGATTTAATGATAAATTTGAGCTTTTGAAATATAAAAAAGATTTAGCTCAAATTTGCGTTTTAAATGAGCTTGAAACGACAAATTTATATGAAGGCGCGATGAGAGAAATTTTTACCGAATCAAAAATTTTAGAGCTTATTTACAAAAGTAAAATACGAAAAGAGAGCGAATTTTCACTTAGCAGTGACGAAGAAAAGACTCTTTTAAAGGCTAAAACGATCTTATTAAGTCGCATGCAAAATCCTCCAAGCATCAAGGAGCTATCCCATCTTTGTGGCACAAATGACTTTTGGCTAAAGAAAAATTTTAAGCTATTTTTCAAAGATACGATCTACCAACTCTTAGCAAAAGAGCGCCTAAAGCTAGCTTTTACTCTTTTAGAGCAAAACGATATTAGCATAAAAGAAGCCGCAAATATCGTAGGTTATACAAATACTGCACATTTTGCAAAAATTTTTAAGATAAATTTTGGCTTTTTGCCAAGCAAACTCTTAAAGACCAAAAGCTACTTTTAA
- the tatB gene encoding Sec-independent protein translocase protein TatB, protein MFGMSFSEILVIAIIAVLVLGPDKLPSAMVQIAKFLKMFKKGINDAKSTFDQEMKIAELKEDAQKYKESITKSTQNVRKKLTFEELDEIKKSASDVTESIQNVVSDTKKTVENIQNPTNLVKDAILNDKKEA, encoded by the coding sequence ATGTTTGGAATGAGTTTTTCTGAAATCTTAGTTATCGCCATTATTGCAGTGTTAGTTTTAGGTCCTGACAAGCTGCCAAGCGCGATGGTTCAGATTGCAAAATTTCTAAAAATGTTTAAAAAAGGCATAAACGACGCAAAATCAACATTTGATCAAGAAATGAAGATAGCTGAGCTAAAAGAAGATGCCCAAAAATATAAAGAAAGCATAACTAAAAGTACGCAGAATGTGCGCAAAAAGCTTACTTTTGAAGAGCTTGACGAGATCAAGAAAAGCGCAAGCGACGTCACTGAAAGCATACAAAACGTCGTAAGCGACACCAAAAAAACGGTAGAAAATATACAAAATCCAACAAATTTAGTTAAAGATGCGATCTTAAACGATAAAAAAGAGGCGTAA
- the tatC gene encoding twin-arginine translocase subunit TatC yields the protein MFEELRPHLIELRKRLFISIVSVFVCFGICFTFWNPLLAWMSEPLKQVLPAGSNIIFTQIQEPFFTAMKVAFFAGVVIALPIIFWQFWLFVAPGLYDNEKKYVIPFVISASFMFACGAAFCYYVVIPLGFAFLVNFGGQLFTALPSIGEYVGFFAKLLIGFGISFELPVITFFLAKIGLVDDKMLKDYFRYAVVIIFIFAAIVTPPDVISQVLMALPLIGLYGISIIVAKRANKSDDEDEKEEQDSDVASDE from the coding sequence ATGTTTGAAGAGCTAAGACCCCATTTAATCGAACTTAGAAAGAGACTTTTTATAAGCATAGTAAGCGTTTTTGTCTGTTTTGGCATCTGCTTTACGTTTTGGAACCCACTGCTTGCATGGATGAGCGAACCGCTAAAACAAGTCTTGCCAGCTGGCTCAAATATCATATTTACTCAAATTCAAGAGCCATTTTTTACAGCGATGAAAGTTGCATTTTTTGCTGGTGTCGTGATCGCGCTACCTATCATTTTTTGGCAGTTTTGGCTATTTGTCGCCCCTGGGCTTTATGACAATGAAAAAAAATATGTGATCCCATTTGTCATCTCAGCTTCATTTATGTTTGCGTGCGGGGCGGCGTTTTGTTACTACGTGGTGATTCCACTTGGCTTTGCATTTTTGGTAAATTTTGGTGGCCAACTCTTTACGGCTTTACCAAGCATTGGCGAGTATGTTGGCTTTTTTGCAAAACTACTAATTGGCTTTGGAATTTCATTTGAGCTACCAGTAATTACATTTTTCTTAGCAAAGATCGGACTTGTCGATGACAAGATGCTAAAAGATTACTTCAGATACGCTGTTGTTATTATCTTTATCTTTGCAGCCATAGTGACACCTCCTGATGTGATAAGTCAAGTCTTAATGGCGCTACCACTCATCGGACTTTATGGAATTTCAATAATCGTCGCCAAAAGAGCTAACAAGAGCGACGATGAAGACGAAAAAGAAGAACAAGACAGCGACGTAGCAAGCGATGAATAA
- a CDS encoding HobA family DNA replication regulator, with the protein MQDFIQWTLKAIRDEGPLMSWMEERRVEWTPLLASRLKFLLEGRAFITISDEERRWFETYLLKKMNHSKSIRPFLPFFSLRSLYPSLDEIETNEQKQLLKDMLSLAFPNGYLFFYIGKSLDKYANLAKSDEDSYMWLFDEQAQNSFTLSSSDENLDVKLISLCKIFDKSIDAALFAKVIL; encoded by the coding sequence ATGCAAGATTTTATTCAGTGGACGTTAAAAGCTATTAGGGACGAAGGTCCTTTGATGAGCTGGATGGAGGAAAGGCGTGTTGAATGGACGCCTTTGCTCGCATCTAGGCTTAAATTTTTACTTGAAGGAAGGGCTTTTATAACTATAAGCGATGAAGAACGAAGATGGTTTGAAACTTATCTTTTAAAAAAGATGAACCATTCAAAAAGCATAAGGCCATTTTTGCCATTTTTTAGCCTGAGATCGCTTTATCCATCACTTGATGAGATAGAGACAAATGAGCAAAAGCAACTTCTAAAAGATATGCTAAGTCTTGCTTTTCCAAACGGTTACTTGTTTTTTTATATCGGAAAGAGCCTTGATAAATATGCGAATTTAGCCAAAAGTGATGAGGATAGTTATATGTGGCTATTTGACGAGCAGGCGCAAAACAGCTTTACTCTTAGCTCGAGCGATGAAAATTTAGATGTTAAACTAATAAGCCTTTGCAAAATTTTTGATAAAAGCATTGATGCAGCGCTTTTTGCTAAGGTGATACTCTAA
- the ruvX gene encoding Holliday junction resolvase RuvX, with product MREKFMAIDVGLKRIGLAFGFGEIVTPLEPVLRKNRNQAARDVSQKVNEYAPDTLVVGVPIGGSSEDEMRRRIEHFVSLLDVKANIVYQDEAFSSSEASEIYTNTRRDGRLDSISATIILKRYLRIN from the coding sequence ATGAGAGAGAAATTTATGGCGATCGATGTTGGGCTAAAGCGAATAGGACTTGCCTTTGGTTTTGGCGAGATCGTGACGCCGCTTGAGCCAGTGCTTAGAAAAAATAGAAACCAAGCCGCAAGAGATGTGAGTCAAAAGGTAAATGAATATGCCCCAGATACGCTGGTAGTGGGCGTACCAATCGGTGGTAGTAGCGAAGATGAGATGAGAAGACGCATCGAGCATTTTGTCTCACTTCTTGATGTAAAGGCAAATATTGTCTATCAAGATGAAGCCTTTAGCAGCAGCGAAGCTAGTGAAATTTACACCAATACAAGACGAGATGGTAGACTGGATAGCATTTCGGCCACTATTATTTTAAAAAGATATCTTAGGATAAATTAA